The DNA segment CGGCCGACTACTCGGAACACCAGCGCAACGTGGCCGAGTTCAACGCCCAGCAGAAGGAGAAGGCGAGCCCGAAGCCGACGAAGTGAGCCGACGAAGTGAGCCCGACGAAGTGAGCCGACGAAGTGAGCCGACGAAGTGAGTCGACGGGGGTGTGTCGTGGCTGGCGTGGGCGTGCGGCCGGCGCGCGTACACGGGCGGCAGCCGGACTTCTCTTACCCGACTGGATCGTCGCGGTGGACTCCGCTGTCGTCCGCGCTCACCAGCACGCGCCGACAGCCGCTGCCGGTCCCTGGCCTTCTGCATGACGCCGGGCCAGGCGGGTGACGCACCCGCGTTCCCCCAGGTCATGGCCCGCTTACGGGACCCTCGGCCGACCGGACGGCCAGGGACGACACCAGAGGCGGTCCTGGCGGACAAGGCCTACTCATCCCGCGCCATCCGCACCAGCCTGCGGCGCCGCGGCATCCGGGCAGTTAGACCGCCACCATCTACCTGGCCGCGCTCCATCTCGCAGGCATCTTGATCTGGTCCGCACGCTGACGCGAAGTCGCCGTGAGGACAGAATGATCGCGTGCTTCCTCCTCGACTGCTGTGGTGTGATCCTCGGCCCATCCCGCCGTTCAACCGGCAGGAGCCGGTGACGCAGATCGTCCGTGACCCCGGCTTCTACGAGCCCGCTGATGAGGACGACTGCACGGTGTTCTGGTACTTCTGCCAGTCCCATGACCGCGTCTACTGGCAGGAGGCTTGCGGAGAAGGGCCCCATCTCGTGGTCTTGCACTGCAAAGAGCACGGGTCCGAGAACATGTGGCCACAGCCGCGCATGCTGATGTTCCCCGAGGGGTTCGATCCCCTCCTGAGCGACGCGCAACTGGACTGGGTGCGGGCAGAGGACGACGCCGTCCAAGCATGATCCGAAAATGATCCGAAAGAGATGCTCCAGGCCCTGCGACGCGGCGCGGCATGTGAGTGCGGCCTGGCCCATTCGCGACCTCAGTGCCACGGCGTGCCCGCCCGGCTCCGACCGGTGCCTCAGTCGGACGTGCACCGGCGGGAAGGTTGCCCTGGCGGGGCGTCACGCGGGGACCGGCCCGCCGCATCATCAGGGGCGGCTGGCTCGCCCACCCTGCACCGTTCGGCGCCACGGGCCGGCGCGCGACACGCCTGTCGGAGGGCTTCCCCGGCGGGATGCCACGCCGCGGACCCCGATACGCCCGCCCCACCCCGCTACGCCGCCACAGGCTCCTCCGCCAGCAACCGCCTGATGTCCCGTACGGCCGCGCGACCGGCTCGGTTGGCGCCGATCGTGCTGGCGGAGGGGCCGTAGCCGACCAGGTGGATGCGGGGATCGGCGACTGCGCGTGTGTCCTCGACGCGGATGCCTCCGCCCGGCTCGCGCAGGCGGAGGGGGGAGAGATGGTCGATCGCGGCCCGGAAGCCGGTGGCCCACAGGATGACGTCGGCGTCCACGCGGCGCCCGTCGTTCCACTCCACGCCGTCCGGCGTGATCCGGTCGAACATGGGCTGCCGGTCCAGGGTTCCGTCCGCGAGCCCCTGCCGGATGGCGTCGTTGAGAGGTAGACCCGTGACCGAGACGACGCTCTTCGGCGGTAGCCCCTGCCGGACCCGCTCCTCGACGAGCGCGACGGCCGCCCGGCCGAACTCCTCGGTGAAGGGACCCTCGCGGAACACGGGCGGGCGTCGCGTGACCCACGTCGTGGTGGCCGCGTACCGGGCGATCTCCAGCAGGTGCTGGGTTCCGGAGGCGCCGCCTCCCACCACGACGACCCGTTTCCCGGCGAACTCCTGTGGCCCGGGGTAGTGGGCGGTGTGCACCTGCCGTCCCCGGAACGTCTCCTGGCCGGGATAGCGCGGCCAGAACGGCCGGTCCCAGGTGCCGGTCGCGTTGATCAGCGCCCGCGTCGACCAGGGTCCCGCCGAGCTCTCGACGAGCAGCCGGCCATCCGGGCCCTCGCGTACGGCACGCACGTCGACGGGGCGCCGGACGCGCAGGTCGAAGGTCTGCTCGTAGCGGTCGAAGTACTCGGCGATTACCTCGGACGACGGCCGCTCGGGGTCGGCGTCGGTCAGTTCCATGCCGGGCAACGCGTGCATCCCGTGGACCTTGCCGTACGTCAACGACGCCCACCGGAACTGCCAGGCACCGCCCGGACCGGGGGAGTGGTCGAGCACGACGAAGTCGCTGTCCGGCTCGAAGCCGGTGCGCCGCAGGTGATAGGCGCTGGACAGTCCGGCCTGACCAGCGCCTATGACGACCACGTCGACGAAGTTGACCGCCTCGGCATCATTCACGTTTCCACTAACCGCATCGAGGCCGTGGATCTTCCCGAGGATCCGGAAGGCCCGGAAGGTCCCGGAGACTCGGAGCCCGAGGAGCCCGAGGAGCCCGAGGAGCCCGAGGAGCGCGAGGAGCGCGAGGAGCGCGAGGAGCCCGAGGAGCCCGAGAGATCAGCGCCCGCCCACGACCCGGGAGCTACCGTGGGGGAGACATTCGGCCACTGTCACGAGCCTTCCGAGGGACGGGGCGTGGCGGTCGACGGCGGGAGGTCGCCGTTGAACCGGGTGTCGGTGAAGCCGCCGAAGTCGGCCTTGTCCGGGATGAGCTTCAGGTCGGCGAAGGTGTCGACGATCTCCTGCTCGGAGGTGATGAGCGGCTTGTCGACGGCCACCGCGATCCGGGTGGTGTACGTCCGCTTCACCGCGGCCAGCGCCACGTCCTCGGGCAGCCCGGTGTCCTTCGCCCAGACCTTCGCCCAGTCGTCCTCGTGCGAGTACACCCACTGCTGGGCCCGCCGCAGCCGCTCCAGATAGTCCTTGACGGCGGCGGCCTTCTTCTTGTCCTGCAGCGCGCTCGGCGCCGCCACCTGGAAGGTCAACCCATTGGTGATGCCGTCGCCGGTGGTCAGGACCCGGCCCTGCTTCGCCTTGAGCACCTGCGAGGTGTACGGGTCCCACACCGCCCACGCGTCGACCTTGCCGGAGGTGAACGCGGCCAGCGCGTCGGCGGGCTGGAGGTACTTGACCTTCACGTCGCTCAGGCTCAGCCCGGCCTTCTTGAGGGAGGCGACCAGCTGGTAGTGGGCGGAGGAACCCTGGGCCACGGCGACGGACCTGCCCTTGAGCTGCGCCGTGCCGGACAGCTTCGAGTCGTTCGGGACGAGGATGGTGTCGCCCTTGGACGTGCCGTGCCAGGCCGCCACCACCTTGATCTTCGAGCCCGCACCCGCCGCGAAGACCGGCGGCGTGTTCCCGACACCGCCTATGTCGACGGCGCCTGCGTTGACGGCTTCCAGAAGCGGCGGACCGGAGCTGAAGGTGGACCACTTGATCTTGTAGTCGAGGTTCTCCAGCTCTCCGGCGGCGCGCAGGATCGCCTCCGAGCCGCCCTTCTGGTCACCGACGTTGAGGGTGAGCGAGCCCTGGCCGTCGGTGTCGGACCCCGCGCCGGCGGACGAGTTCCCGCCACAGGCCGTGAGCAGGAGCGCGAGGGGGAGGAGAAGCGCGGCGGGGACGAGACGTCGTCGCATGATGGTTCCGTTCCGGGGTGGTTGGTTCAGGCGGCTTCGGCGGCGGTGTCGACACCGAGTCGCTCCAGGAGTCCGGCGCGCAGTTCCGCGAACCGGGGGTCGGTGATGCCGCGGGGCCGGTCGAGGTCGATGCGCTGTTCGTGCGCGATCACCCCGTCGTCCATCACGAGGACGCGGTCGGCGAGGAGCACGGCCTCCTCCACGTCGTGCGTGACGAGCAGCACCGCGCAGCTGCGCCGCTGCCACAACTCACCGACCAGGCGCTGGGCCTTGATCCGGGTGAGCGCGTCGAGCGCACCGAACGGCTCGTCGAGCAGCAACAGATCCGGCTCGCGGACCAACGCCCGTGCGAGGGAAGCCCGTTGGGACTCGCCCCCGGAGAGGGTCTTGGGCCAGGCGTCCGTACGGTGGTCCAGACCGACCTCCTTCAGCGCCTGCTCGGCGACGGCACGACCGGGCTTGCCCGGCAGGCCGAGCAGCACGTTGCGCCACACTTTCTTCCAGGGCATCAGTCGCGGCGCCTGGAAGGCGACGGCCTTGCGGCGAGGGACCAGGACGGTGCCCTCGATGTCGTGGTCGAGGCCGGCGAGGATGCGCAGCAGTGTGGACTTGCCGCAGCCGCTGCGGCCGAGGAGAGCGACGAACTCGCCGGAGAGGACGTCCAGTTGGAGGTCGTCGATGACGGTGCGCCCGTCGAAGGAGCGGGTCAGCCCCTCGACGTGCACGGCCGGGGTGGCTTGCGCGGTGGCCTGCACGGCCTGGGTGGTCGGCGCGGCCCCGGTGGCCGTGGGGCTCACCGGCCGGTGAACGTCGGTCGCCATTGCAGCAGCAGCCTTTCGAGGGAGCGGACGATGAAGTCGGCGAGCAGGCCGAGGAAGGCGTAGACGACCAGGCAGACCACGATCACGTCGGTCCGCAGGAAGTCACGTGCCTGCACCATGAGGAACCCGATGCCGGAGTCGGCGTTGACCTGCTCGGCGAAGACGAGGGCGAGCCAGGCGATGCCGAGCGAGTAGCGCAGGCCGGTCAGGGCACCCGGCAGCGCACCGGGCAGTACGACGTGCCGTACGAGCCCCCACCTGGACAGCCCGAGGGACTCCCCGGCCTCGATCAACTGGGCGTCCACACCACGGATTCCGGCGTACACATTGAGGTAGAGCGGGAACGTCACGCCGAGCGTGATGATGGCGACCTTCGGCGCCTCGCCGATGCCGAACCAGATGATGAACAGCGGGATGAGCCCGACGAAGGGCACGGTCCGCAGCATCTGCACGGGCGCGTCGACGAGGTCCTCACCGACCCTGAACAGCCCGGACAGCAGGGCGAGTCCGGTACCGACGACCGTGCCGAGGAGCAGCCCGAGCGCGACGCGCTGCAGCGAGGTGCCCATGGCGGACGGCAGCGATCCGTCGGCGATCAGATCACCCCCGACCTGCGCGATACGGCCGGGCGAGGCGAGCACGTCCGCGGTCAACACACCGGTGCTGCTGAGGAGTTGCCAGAGGGCGAGCAGCAGCAGCGGTCCGGTGGTGCGACGCAGCCAGCGAGGCACACGGGTGCGGCGGGAGGAGGTGGGGACGAGGGGGACGAGGTCGGGCGAGGGGCCCTCGGTGGTGCTGGATAGGTCGGCTGTATCCGAAATATCGGATTTCAGCGGGCCGGGCGGGGCATGGCTGATGGTCATGATGCTCCAGGGGAGGAGAACGGCAGGTGAGGAGACGCGCCGTGCCGCGGTCCCGCCGCGCCGGATGCCGGTCAGGCCATCAACCGGTCAGGGCATCAACCGGTCAGGGCATCAACCGATCAGGACATCTGGCGTGCGGGCAGGGGGATGTGCAGGCGCGAGGAACGCGGAGGGAAGTGAGGAAAGGGCGTCAGCAGCCGCGGCGACACGCGGCGGAGGCCACCCGCAGCAGGTCGATGTGACCGCGCGTGGTGAGCAGGGCTGAACGCAACATGCCGCTGAAAGTAGCCAGATGGCGTCGTGACGGTCAACGGTGTCTCGCGAAGTGGACCTCGGGTATCACGGCCCGGCCGTCACTCAGCCGCCCCCGCACGTGTCCTCGCGCGTGAACTCCGGTGGATGGGCGAGGATGGAGAACATGTCAGACGCCTTCACCACCCGAGTTCTGAACGTCGCCTCCGGCTCCTCGGAGCGGGTCGTGGATGTCACCCGCGAATGCGAGGCCTTCCTGCGGGACGTGGCCCCGGGCCGCGACGGCCTGCTGAACATCTTCGTGCCGCACGCCACAGCCGGTATCGCGATCATCGAGACGGGCGCCGGCAGCGACGACGACCTCCTGGCCGCCCTGCACACCCTGCTCCCCGCCGACGACCGCTGGCAGCACCGCCACGGCAGTCCCGGCCACGGCCGCGACCACGTCCTCCCGGCCATCGTCCCGCCGCATGCGACGCTGCCGGTGCTGAACGGGCAACTGGAGCTCGGGACGTGGCAGTCGGTGTGTCTCGTGGATACGAATAGGGATAATCCGAGCCGTCAGGTGCGATTGAGCTTCATGGGGTGAACCGAACGGGACTGTCCTGGCGACCGTCTGCCCGCTTGTCGGCGGGCGGGGCTCGGGCCCTCCTCGTAACGGCCGCAGCCCTCCGCGACCAGGCGCTTGCCCATGGCGGTGATCAGCGGGTCGCGGCGGCAGATCTGGAAGGAACCGGCGCCCGGGAGCGCCTCGTACTCGGGCCGGGGCTGGGGCCGGGGGTCGGAGCCTCCGCCGCCGCCCGGCTTGCCCCGCAGGCGGTCCGCGATTCGGGAGCGCATGACGTCCATCGGGAGCCGCGCGGGTCCTGCTTGCCCGGCTCCCACTCCTCGTGGCCGATGACGGAACGTTCGCTCCAGCCGTGGTGGCGGCAGATCGCGGCCGAGACCTTCTCGATGACCAATCACAAGAGGGTGTTGTCCCACCAGCGGTAGGGACGCTTCTGCACGTCGAAGGGGATCTTCAGGTAGGCCTCGCCCTCGTGGTACGGCTTCTCCTCGCAGCAGTGCACGGGCTTGTTGGTCCTGCGGTCGGTGACCCACCGGCCGGTGACGAACTCCGGCGCGTCGCGCGGGGCGTCGGCGGAGTCCCCCAAGGTCGGCCGGACGGCGCGGCGTGTGACGGCCCTCGTGGTCGGGACTGCCGTCGCCCTTGCGGTGGGGATGGTCTGGCTGCAGGAAGGGGAGGTGTCACCCGGTGAGGCCACGACGGTGTCGGTTCCGCCCCCGGGCTGTCGTGGACAGGCCTGCGAGGGCGGAGATCCGCAGAGCATGGCCTGCGGGCGGGATGCGCGCACGCTGGCCGGCTGGCGCACCCGCGCGGGAGCCGGGCTCGAGATCAGGTTCAGCGCGCGATGCGATGCGGCCTGGACGCGGATCTGGCAGACCCGGGTCGGCGATCGCGTCGAGATCACCGCACCCGGAAGCCCGCCCCAACGGGCCGCCGTCGCCGACAAGTTCGACGCCAGGGGGTACCTCTTCACGCAGATGGTCCCGGCACGACAGCTCTCGGCGCTGCACGCCTGACTCATGCCCGCGTCCGGTGACGCGCGCGAGTGCGTCGCGCCTTAGGGCCTCGCTCAGCGGCTGGCGGCGAGTGCCGAGAGGACGGCGCGGGTGAGGCGGGCGACGTAGGCGTCGTCGGTGGGTCCGCCGACCGCGAGCATCCTGAAGTACAACGGGGCGCCGAACAGGTCGACGGCCAAGCCCATGTCGATGTCGGCCGGCAGCTCTCCGCGGTCGATCGCCTGGTGCAGCACCGTCGCCACCGCGGCGCGCCGGGGGGCGAGGACCGCCTCGTGGAGCGCGGCGCTCAGCGAGGGGTTGCGGGCCGACTCGGCAACCAGGTCGGGGACGATCCGGCCGACGAGTGGATGGCGGAGGTCGGCCATGGTGTCCCGGACGAACCGTTCGACGTCGTCGGGCAGTGATCCGGAGTCGGCCGTCGCGGGGAGGTGTTCGGCGGCGGCCTCGGAGACCAGCTCCACGACCATCGCCTCCTTGGAGGGCCAGCGGCGGTAGAGGGCCGCCTTGCCGACGCGGGCCCGGCGGGTCACGGCCTCCATCGACATCCGGGCGAACCCGGTCTGGGCGAGCTCCTCGAACACCGCGCGCCTGATCGTCTCGGTCACGGACTCCCGCAGGACCGCGGAGCCCGTGGGCCTGCGGTCGACGTCGTCACGGCTGGTCGATTCCACTGCGGGAGATTAACACCGAACGGAACGGTTGCGTTCCGTCCGGGCCGGGTGTACGTTCCGGCGCGAGACGGAACGGCCCTGTTCCGTTCCATCTCGAAAGGGGTCCCGATGAAGTTCCTCTTCGACGACGCGGCGTTCTCCTTCCAGGCGCTGCGCACGGCCGGGCACGCCGCTTACGCGGGCGCCGATCTCGGCGAGGTCCTGGCCGCCTGCCGCAACATCCCCGACGGCGACGAGGAGGCCTGGTGCCGGGGGTGGACCGCCGTCGCCGAACGCCTCCACCGTGTCGGTGCCGAGGCACTCGCCGCCGGCCACCGGGTCAGCGCCCGCGAGTCCCTCCTGCGGGCCTCGAACTACTACCGCACCGCCGACTTCTTCCGCGTCGAGGACCGGGACGCCGACCTCGAGTCGGCCCGCCTCGCCCGGTGCTCGCGGCAGACCTTCGCGCAGGCGGCACAGCTGTTCGACACTCCGGTCGTACCCCTGCGGATCCCCTACGAGGACACCACCCTCCCGGGATACCTGTTCCTCGTCGACGGCACGGGCCGCAGCCGGCCCACCGTCATCCACCACGGCGGATACGACTCCACCCTGGAGGAGCTGTACTTCATGGCGGCCGGCGGGGCACTGCGCCGCGGCTACCACGTCCTCGCCTTCGAAGGCCCCGGCCAGCAGTCCGTCCGGCGGGAGCAGGGACTGGTCTTCCGGCCGGACTGGGAACACGTGGTCACGCCCGTGGTGGACCACGCCCTGACCCGCCCGGAGGTGGACCCTGAGAGGCTTGTGCTGTTCGGCACCAGCTTCGGCGGACTGCTGGCCGCCCGCGCCACGGCCTTCGAGGACCGCTTCGCCGCGTGCGTCCTGCACAACGGGGTCTACGACTTCTACGAGGTCCCCCTTCGCGGCATTCCGCCCTACCTGGGCGAGTGGGTGACGGACGGCCGGGACGACGTGGCCGGGCCCGCGCTGGCCGTCAGCATGGCCCAGAGCACCCAGGCGCGCTGGTTCCTGCGGCACGGCATGTGGGTCTTCGGGGCCAAGACGCCCCCCGAGGCGCTGCGCGCCTGCGCGCCGTACAACCTCGACACCGCGGCCGCGCACATCACCTGCCCCACGCTCGTCCTCGACGCGGAGAACGACCTGGCCTTTCACGGCGAGGCCCGGCGGGTGCACGAGGCGCTGCGCTGCGCGAAGGAGCTGATGCTGTTCACCGTCGCCGAAGGGGCCGGCGAACACTGTCAGGAGGGCGCGGCACTCCGCTTTCACCAGCGGGTCTTCGACTGGCTCGACGAACGTCTGGCCCGCGCATGAC comes from the Streptomyces sp. NBC_00443 genome and includes:
- a CDS encoding transposase, yielding MTPGQAGDAPAFPQVMARLRDPRPTGRPGTTPEAVLADKAYSSRAIRTSLRRRGIRAVRPPPSTWPRSISQAS
- a CDS encoding ABC transporter ATP-binding protein, with product MATDVHRPVSPTATGAAPTTQAVQATAQATPAVHVEGLTRSFDGRTVIDDLQLDVLSGEFVALLGRSGCGKSTLLRILAGLDHDIEGTVLVPRRKAVAFQAPRLMPWKKVWRNVLLGLPGKPGRAVAEQALKEVGLDHRTDAWPKTLSGGESQRASLARALVREPDLLLLDEPFGALDALTRIKAQRLVGELWQRRSCAVLLVTHDVEEAVLLADRVLVMDDGVIAHEQRIDLDRPRGITDPRFAELRAGLLERLGVDTAAEAA
- a CDS encoding ABC transporter permease codes for the protein MTISHAPPGPLKSDISDTADLSSTTEGPSPDLVPLVPTSSRRTRVPRWLRRTTGPLLLLALWQLLSSTGVLTADVLASPGRIAQVGGDLIADGSLPSAMGTSLQRVALGLLLGTVVGTGLALLSGLFRVGEDLVDAPVQMLRTVPFVGLIPLFIIWFGIGEAPKVAIITLGVTFPLYLNVYAGIRGVDAQLIEAGESLGLSRWGLVRHVVLPGALPGALTGLRYSLGIAWLALVFAEQVNADSGIGFLMVQARDFLRTDVIVVCLVVYAFLGLLADFIVRSLERLLLQWRPTFTGR
- a CDS encoding ABC transporter substrate-binding protein, translated to MRRRLVPAALLLPLALLLTACGGNSSAGAGSDTDGQGSLTLNVGDQKGGSEAILRAAGELENLDYKIKWSTFSSGPPLLEAVNAGAVDIGGVGNTPPVFAAGAGSKIKVVAAWHGTSKGDTILVPNDSKLSGTAQLKGRSVAVAQGSSAHYQLVASLKKAGLSLSDVKVKYLQPADALAAFTSGKVDAWAVWDPYTSQVLKAKQGRVLTTGDGITNGLTFQVAAPSALQDKKKAAAVKDYLERLRRAQQWVYSHEDDWAKVWAKDTGLPEDVALAAVKRTYTTRIAVAVDKPLITSEQEIVDTFADLKLIPDKADFGGFTDTRFNGDLPPSTATPRPSEGS
- a CDS encoding TetR/AcrR family transcriptional regulator, whose amino-acid sequence is MESTSRDDVDRRPTGSAVLRESVTETIRRAVFEELAQTGFARMSMEAVTRRARVGKAALYRRWPSKEAMVVELVSEAAAEHLPATADSGSLPDDVERFVRDTMADLRHPLVGRIVPDLVAESARNPSLSAALHEAVLAPRRAAVATVLHQAIDRGELPADIDMGLAVDLFGAPLYFRMLAVGGPTDDAYVARLTRAVLSALAASR
- a CDS encoding alpha/beta fold hydrolase, giving the protein MKFLFDDAAFSFQALRTAGHAAYAGADLGEVLAACRNIPDGDEEAWCRGWTAVAERLHRVGAEALAAGHRVSARESLLRASNYYRTADFFRVEDRDADLESARLARCSRQTFAQAAQLFDTPVVPLRIPYEDTTLPGYLFLVDGTGRSRPTVIHHGGYDSTLEELYFMAAGGALRRGYHVLAFEGPGQQSVRREQGLVFRPDWEHVVTPVVDHALTRPEVDPERLVLFGTSFGGLLAARATAFEDRFAACVLHNGVYDFYEVPLRGIPPYLGEWVTDGRDDVAGPALAVSMAQSTQARWFLRHGMWVFGAKTPPEALRACAPYNLDTAAAHITCPTLVLDAENDLAFHGEARRVHEALRCAKELMLFTVAEGAGEHCQEGAALRFHQRVFDWLDERLARA
- a CDS encoding putative leader peptide; the encoded protein is MLRSALLTTRGHIDLLRVASAACRRGC
- a CDS encoding NAD(P)-binding domain-containing protein — encoded protein: MNDAEAVNFVDVVVIGAGQAGLSSAYHLRRTGFEPDSDFVVLDHSPGPGGAWQFRWASLTYGKVHGMHALPGMELTDADPERPSSEVIAEYFDRYEQTFDLRVRRPVDVRAVREGPDGRLLVESSAGPWSTRALINATGTWDRPFWPRYPGQETFRGRQVHTAHYPGPQEFAGKRVVVVGGGASGTQHLLEIARYAATTTWVTRRPPVFREGPFTEEFGRAAVALVEERVRQGLPPKSVVSVTGLPLNDAIRQGLADGTLDRQPMFDRITPDGVEWNDGRRVDADVILWATGFRAAIDHLSPLRLREPGGGIRVEDTRAVADPRIHLVGYGPSASTIGANRAGRAAVRDIRRLLAEEPVAA
- a CDS encoding secondary thiamine-phosphate synthase enzyme YjbQ — its product is MSDAFTTRVLNVASGSSERVVDVTRECEAFLRDVAPGRDGLLNIFVPHATAGIAIIETGAGSDDDLLAALHTLLPADDRWQHRHGSPGHGRDHVLPAIVPPHATLPVLNGQLELGTWQSVCLVDTNRDNPSRQVRLSFMG
- a CDS encoding DUF2690 domain-containing protein produces the protein MTALVVGTAVALAVGMVWLQEGEVSPGEATTVSVPPPGCRGQACEGGDPQSMACGRDARTLAGWRTRAGAGLEIRFSARCDAAWTRIWQTRVGDRVEITAPGSPPQRAAVADKFDARGYLFTQMVPARQLSALHA